From Melanotaenia boesemani isolate fMelBoe1 chromosome 12, fMelBoe1.pri, whole genome shotgun sequence, a single genomic window includes:
- the slitrk5b gene encoding SLIT and NTRK-like protein 5 — MSLAIICRKMQLWIPYVLLSATSVCTVEMSAHYGEICQGLCACEEKEGILTVSCENRGIESLSDISPVHFFQYHLLLTGNLLKKLPANYFIEYKGLTILHLGNNEISDVEAGAFNGLQELKRLHLNNNKIDALKEEFFFGLESLEYLQIDYNYITHVEPNAFSRLRNLEVLILNDNLISSLPVNIFHYVPLTHLDLRGNQLKVLPYIGLLEHMNSVVELQLEENPWNCSCELIALKTWLESISYTALVGDVVCEFPFRLHGRDLDEVSKQELCPRRAIAEYEMPPLPHLSTDAYYRTTPALVAASFTSSGIARSSSRPTKGPRQSAKLKSKSTARAPSNKPQNYGQIVSFQTKSPVPLDCPTVCTCNLQISDLGLNVNCQERKIEQISDLNPKPYNPKKMYLTGNYIPVVHRSDFTEATGLDLLHLGNNRIARVHDRAFGDLTHLRRLYLNGNLMDRLTAEMFYGLESLQFLYLEYNVIKEVSADTFQHVPRLQLLFLNNNLLKTLPEGTFNGLTLARLNLRNNHLRYLPVSGVLDQLTALVQVDLYENPWDCSCSILDLKMWLEQLSTGTVVNNVICGSPKRLAGEDMRYIKTTNFCPNNSDILASMIPPSEESFPGSTITIETSLDSDTQYSTIPLSVMILALLLMFIMSVFVTAGLFVAVKKRRQKNQNEQNNSMNACISSLNMEYGLYKKGSIPKVRTSAGHVYEYIPPSTDSTCRTAAHTPMDNKSVDGFRDFDELSGTFLGNSDEEAASNVISSEYSATTPEPLNKPTTPHHDDPSCCYRDVLEPDKNRRYSNTLPCRHGAHSSNRYTSDFDARHQYPHPERIQQTILYCTAPSTVYVEPNRSEYWELKAKLHIDPDYLEVLEKRTTFTQF; from the coding sequence ATGAGCTTGGCCATCATTTGCAGGAAAATGCAGCTTTGGATTCCTTATGTTTTGCTAAGTGCAACATCAGTGTGCACTGTTGAGATGTCTGCCCATTATGGAGAAATATGTCAAGGACTGTGTGCCTGCGAGGAGAAGGAAGGGATACTTACAGTGAGCTGTGAAAACAGAGGAATTGAAAGTCTCTCAGACATAAGTCCAGTGCACTTCTTTCAGTATCATCTGCTCCTTACCGGGAATCTTTTAAAAAAGCTACCTGCCAATTATTTCATTGAGTACAAAGGACTTACAATTTTACATCTGGGAAATAATGAAATATCGGATGTTGAAGCAGGAGCTTTTAATGGACTGCAGGAATTAAAACGACTACatctcaacaacaacaaaatcgATGCCTTGAAAGAAGAGTTTTTCTTTGGCCTTGAAAGTCTGGAATATTTACAAATTGATTATAATTACATCACCCATGTGGAACCAAATGCCTTCAGCAGACTTCGAAATCTGGAGGTCCTAATCCTAAATGACAATTTGATATCAAGTCTGCCtgtaaatattttccattatgTACCATTGACTCATTTAGACCTAAGGGGGAATCAGCTGAAAGTACTCCCATACATAGGTCTGCTGGAGCACATGAACAGTGTAGTGGAGTTACAGCTGGAGGAGAATCCGTGGAACTGTTCCTGTGAGTTGATTGCTCTTAAAACCTGGCTCGAAAGCATATCATACACAGCCTTGGTTGGTGATGTTGTTTGTGAGTTTCCCTTTCGGCTTCATGGGAGAGACCTTGATGAGGTTTCAAAACAAGAGTTGTGCCCGAGGAGAGCCATTGCTGAATATGAGATGCCGCCTCTGCCACATTTGAGCACCGATGCATACTATAGGACCACGCCAGCTCTAGTTGCAGCCTCATTCACCTCATCTGGAATTGCAAGATCCTCATCAAGACCAACTAAGGGACCCCGCCAGTCAGccaaattaaaatcaaaatcaacTGCTCGTGCCCCATCAAATAAACCACAAAATTATGGTCAGATTGTATCATTTCAGACCAAATCTCCTGTGCCTTTAGATTGCCCAACAGTCTGCACCTGCAATCTGCAAATTTCAGACCTTGGCCTGAATGTGAACTGCCAGGAGAGAAAGATAGAACAAATTTCTGACTTAAATCCCAAACCTTACAATCCCAAAAAGATGTATCTCACAGGGAATTATATCCCTGTAGTACATAGATCAGATTTTACTGAGGCAACCGGACTAGATTTGCTTCATCTTGGCAACAATCGAATAGCTCGTGTCCATGACAGAGCTTTTGGCGATTTGACACATCTACGAAGACTATACCTTAATGGGAATCTGATGGACCGCCTTacagctgaaatgttttacGGATTAGAGAGCCTACAGTTCTTATATTTAGAATACAATGTTATTAAAGAGGTTTCTGCTGACACTTTTCAGCATGTACCCAGACTTCAGCTTCTTTTCTTAAACAACAACCTTTTGAAAACTTTACCAGAGGGTACATTTAACGGATTGACATTAGCCAGACTAAACCTCCGAAACAACCATTTGCGATACCTGCCAGTCAGTGGTGTACTAGATCAGCTCACAGCACTTGTTCAAGTTGATTTGTATGAGAATCCTTGGGATTGCTCTTGTAGCATACTGGATTTGAAAATGTGGTTAGAGCAGCTTAGCACAGGCACTGTTGTAAACAATGTCATCTGTGGCTCCCCTAAGAGGCTAGCCGGGGAGGATATGAGATACATTAAGACAACTAATTTCTGCCCTAATAACTCTGATATACTTGCTTCCATGATTCCACCCTCTGAAGAATCTTTTCCTGGCAGCACAATCACTATAGAAACCTCCTTGGACTCTGATACTCAGTACAGCACCATTCCTTTATCTGTCATGATTCTTGCCCTTCTCCTCATGTTTattatgtctgtgtttgtgactgCGGGATTGTTTGTGGCAGTGAAAAAGAGACGTCAGAAGAATCAAAATGAGCAGAACAACTCCATGAATGCTTGCATTAGCTCTCTTAACATGGAATATGGCCTTTACAAAAAGGGATCCAttcccaaagtcagaacatCAGCTGGACATGTATATGAGTATATCCCACCTTCCACAGACTCCACATGCAGAACTGCTGCTCACACCCCAATGGACAACAAATCAGTGGACGGGTTTAGAGACTTTGACGAATTGAGTGGCACATTTCTTGGTAACTCAGATGAAGAGGCAGCCAGTAATGTGATAAGCTCAGAATACAGCGCCACTACTCCGGAGCCTCTCAACAAGCCCACAACCCCTCATCACGATGATCCGTCGTGCTGCTACAGAGATGTACTTGAGCCTGACAAGAACAGACGCTACAGCAATACATTACCTTGCAGACATGGAGCGCATTCATCAAATCGCTATACCTCAGACTTTGATGCAAGGCATCAATATCCGCACCCAGAGAGAATACAACAGACAATACTTTACTGTACAGCACCAAGTACTGTTTATGTGGAGCCTAACAGGAGTGAGTACTGGGAATTGAAAGCAAAGCTTCATATTGATCCAGATTACCTTGAAGTTCTTGAAAAACGAACTACATTTACACAGTTTTAA
- the LOC121650765 gene encoding FAST kinase domain-containing protein 5, mitochondrial — protein sequence MAACMLCRRVPRLQYLPGCRKGFAQAQYLHIKSKCETDDQEEKKRVSQQQEFSQGYRLRYNPSSYYHSVCNSANLCSQTDDEDKQLFSPHAPSFWQQSNHYSVSCSRHLSSSKNRLLDLSFNKVPEPERPTVSLYQRTPVPPDVKVDSRAFLKCRPEYASVALDLTQRPQPIEWVEVLPILQKVTIFKDRMKPSDVSQFLMELSKLHPDKVPLVRSDQRFIMLLRYSVENLRLFSHLQLLEVLESFVWLDMPSSHTVLEVYEAELSHRANEMTLHQLLLAADLWRCIGKQVPQFLQNLYDHVYLYLGQIGVSELVQLLYIMGEGRFCPKDLIHPLEQLLMRHLKWLHPEEVGTVCLGLFKSQTSISEGAVTHVVDRALSLVTEMSDFAMVNVLKYLRFSYLFHRGWLEAMAQEVPQRAHRMGVKGLMHVVLTCSALHYRNDSILVAVAERVPSLVPHCRSKDASKLLWAYGSLGFSPVQSPSFYLSLTEALRQKKAEFQRFPEHLLTGLLGLVFVSQFPEDLLALALSPDFVNLALKCTQLDLKRDLLTLDGAVALELPQWTGPRLSCELRQEATEMLWKFAQSDMCQKLEVVEAESALRDLLGGEKFVRKRMILPHTRTIDLEVHLDSAGQPIPVNLPSLEQSPTITPSHQGWEKLNTGVTITDELLAQLINTKGSTDLPLRGKPTSLHRLRPDESERLFDSVLDLTGDLKETLNKPRNSSGRQDSKSTVKIAIQVSSRNHYCSRSQQLLGLHAMKRRHLQLAGFKVVELSYQEWYPILRKSRAEKMAYLHCKIYNSLS from the coding sequence ATGGCAGCCTGTATGCTGTGTCGGCGGGTTCCCAGACTGCAATACCTTCCAGGCTGTAGAAAAGGTTTTGCCCAGGCTCAGTACTTACACATCAAATCAAAGTGTGAGACTGATgatcaggaagaaaagaaaagggtttCTCAACAACAGGAATTCTCCCAAGGATACAGACTTCGTTACAATCCATCGTCATATTATCACTCTGTATGTAACTCTGCAAATTTGTGCAGCCAAACAGATGATGAAGATAAACAGCTTTTCTCTCCTCATGCACCCTCATTCTGGCAACAGAGCAATCACTACAGTGTAAGTTGCTCACGTCATCTCTCAAGCTCAAAGAACAGACTTCTTGACTTATCCTTTAACAAGGTCCCTGAACCTGAGAGGCCAACTGTGTCACTTTACCAGAGGACACCAGTTCCACCAGATGTTAAAGTAGACTCACGTGCCTTCCTTAAATGCCGACCAGAGTATGCTTCTGTGGCCCTTGACCTCACCCAGCGGCCTCAGCCAATTGAATGGGTAGAGGTGTTGCCAATACTTCAAAAAGTAACTATTTTCAAGGATAGGATGAAGCCGTCTGATGTCTCCCAGTTTCTCATGGAGCTCAGCAAACTGCACCCAGACAAGGTGCCGCTAGTGAGAAGTGACCAACGGTTCATCATGCTTCTCCGATATTCTGTGGAAAACCTTCGCCTCTTTTCTCACCTTCAACTTCTGGAGGTTCTGGAGTCATTTGTGTGGCTGGACATGCCCTCTTCCCACACTGTGCTCGAGGTGTATGAGGCCGAGCTGAGCCATCGAGCTAATGAGATGACTTTACATCAGTTGTTGTTAGCTGCTGATTTGTGGCGCTGTATTGGGAAGCAGGTACCACAGTTCTTGCAAAACCTTTATGACCATGTCTACCTGTATCTGGGGCAGATTGGAGTCTCTGAGCTGGTGCAGCTATTGTATATAATGGGAGAAGGTAGGTTCTGCCCAAAAGacctgatccatcctttagAGCAACTTCTCATGCGTCACTTAAAATGGCTGCACCCCGAGGAGGTTGGCACTGTATGCCTGGGGCTGTTTAAATCCCAAACTTCAATATCTGAGGGTGCAGTGACTCATGTGGTTGACAGAGCGCTCTCTTTAGTTACAGAGATGAGTGACTTTGCAATGGTGAATGTGTTGAAATATTTGCGGTTCAGTTATCTTTTTCACAGGGGATGGCTGGAAGCTATGGCACAGGAAGTTCCTCAAAGGGCCCACAGGATGGGTGTCAAAGGGCTGATGCATGTGGTATTGACTTGTTCAGCTCTTCATTACCGCAACGACAGCATCCTTGTTGCTGTCGCTGAGAGGGTTCCCTCGCTAGTGCCACACTGTAGGAGTAAAGACGCAAGCAAACTCCTGTGGGCCTATGGCTCCTTAGGGTTTTCACCAGTTCAGAGTCCAAGTTTCTATCTAAGCCTCACAGAAGCCCTGAGACAGAAGAAGGCTGAGTTTCAGCGATTTCCAGAGCACTTGCTTACTGGCCTTCTAGGCTTGGTCTTCGTCTCTCAGTTCCCAGAGGACCTTCTTGCATTAGCCTTGAGCCCTGACTTTGTCAATCTTGCGCTGAAATGCACGCAACTTGATCTTAAAAGAGACTTGCTCACTTTGGATGGAGCAGTTGCTCTGGAGTTGCCTCAGTGGACTGGCCCACGGTTAAGCTGTGAACTGAGGCAAGAGGCAACAGAAATGCTCTGGAAGTTTGCACAGTCAGATATGTGCCAGAAACTCGAGGTTGTGGAGGCAGAATCTGCTTTACGAGATTTGCTTGGAGGAGAGAAGTTTGTACGTAAGAGAATGATCCTGCCTCACACACGCACCATCGACCTAGAAGTACATCTGGACTCCGCTGGACAGCCCATACCTGTGAACCTACCATCTCTAGAACAGAGTCCAACCATAACTCCTTCTCATCAGGGCtgggaaaaattaaatacaggAGTGACTATTACTGATGAACTTTTAGCACAGTTAATAAATACCAAAGGCAGCACAGATTTGCCTCTGAGAGGTAAGCCCACATCCTTGCACAGACTGCGCCCCGATGAAAGTGAAAGACTATTTGACTCTGTGCTGGACTTGACTGGAGACCTCAAAGAGACTCTTAACAAACCCAGAAACAGCTCTGGTCGCCAGGACTCCAAATCCACTGTGAAAATTGCTATCCAAGTCTCAAGCAGGAATCACTACTGCTCTCGGTCACAGCAGCTGCTGGGACTTCATGCAATGAAGAGGAGACACCTGCAGTTAGCAGGCTTCAAGGTTGTAGAGCTGAGTTATCAGGAGTGGTACCCAATACTGAGAAAAAGCAGGGCTGAGAAGATGGCATATCTGCACTGCAAAATCTATAACAGTCTGTCATGA